The following are encoded together in the Lactuca sativa cultivar Salinas chromosome 1, Lsat_Salinas_v11, whole genome shotgun sequence genome:
- the LOC111896267 gene encoding peroxisomal membrane protein PMP22, which translates to MSIAKKGLQQYLLQLQQHPLRTKALTAGVLSAISDIVSQKLTGIQKLQIRRLLLKVLFGCAYLGPFGHFYHLLLDKLFKGKKDTTTVAKKVLLEQVTSSPWNNLIFMLYYGLVIEGRSWIQVKSKIKKEYPTVQYAAWTFWPVIGWINHRHVPLQFRVIVQSFVAMLWGIFLNLRARSVLTIKKD; encoded by the exons ATGTCGATTGCGAAGAAAGGGCTTCAACAGTACTTGCTTCAGCTGCAACAGCATCCTTTAAGAACAAAG GCTTTGACAGCCGGAGTCTTGTCGGCGATCAGCGATATCGTGTCTCAAAAGCTCACAGGCATCCAGAAATTGCAAATCCGTCGACTTCTTCTCAAAGTG CTTTTTGGGTGTGCATATCTTGGACCATTTGGGCATTTCTACCACTTATTGTTGGATAAGTTGTTCAAGGGCAAAAAAGACACGACAACAGTTGCCAAAAAG GTGTTGCTTGAACAAGTGACATCTTCTCCATGGAACAacttgatttttatgctttactATGGGCTTGTTATCGAGG GAAGATCATGGATCCAAGTGAAATCTAAAATCAAGAAGGAATACCCCACAGTACAATACGCAGCATGGACG TTCTGGCCAGTAATCGGGTGGATAAACCACCGCCACGTGCCACTGCAATTCCGTGTCATTGTCCAAAGCTTTGTTGCAATGTTATG GGGTATATTCTTGAATCTAAGAGCAAGATCAGTATTGACAATTAAAAAAGATTAG